A single Candidatus Diapherotrites archaeon DNA region contains:
- a CDS encoding M48 family metallopeptidase: MAENVYGRISSNKRNSVILFVLFVVLIAFLGVVLGAVWGDIFLGAGIAIVVSIIFVLISYYNSDSIVLAISKARPADPKEFPFLYNSVEGLAIAAGIPMPKIYVIDDTAINAFASGRDPEHSVIVVTTGAVQRLKRLELEGVIAHEMSHIKNYDVRFMTIVVVLVGIAALVSDLILRSMFWGSRGSRREAEKGWFVLVIIGIVLAILTPIIAQLVKFAISRKREFLADADGALLTRYPQGLADALKKINADKEPLEAANKATEHLYISNPLKAHGGWLDNLFSTHPPIQERIKALEAM; encoded by the coding sequence ATGGCAGAAAATGTTTACGGCAGGATTTCCTCAAACAAGAGGAATTCAGTAATCCTTTTCGTTCTCTTTGTTGTATTAATTGCTTTTCTTGGCGTTGTCCTCGGGGCAGTGTGGGGAGACATATTTTTAGGAGCAGGAATTGCAATTGTTGTTTCAATAATTTTTGTTTTGATTTCCTACTATAATTCTGATTCAATTGTTCTGGCAATAAGCAAGGCAAGGCCTGCTGACCCAAAAGAGTTTCCTTTCCTTTACAACAGCGTTGAAGGCCTTGCAATTGCAGCAGGAATTCCAATGCCTAAAATTTATGTTATTGATGATACAGCAATCAATGCCTTTGCTTCTGGAAGGGATCCAGAACATTCAGTTATTGTAGTTACCACGGGCGCAGTGCAGAGGCTCAAGAGACTGGAATTAGAGGGAGTTATAGCCCATGAGATGAGCCACATAAAGAATTATGATGTCAGGTTCATGACAATAGTTGTTGTTCTTGTGGGAATTGCTGCCCTTGTCTCTGACTTGATTTTAAGGTCAATGTTCTGGGGTTCAAGAGGCTCAAGGAGGGAGGCAGAAAAAGGCTGGTTTGTTCTAGTAATAATTGGAATTGTGCTTGCAATTTTAACTCCAATTATTGCCCAGTTAGTCAAGTTCGCTATCTCCAGGAAGAGGGAGTTCCTTGCGGACGCTGACGGCGCTTTGCTGACGCGTTACCCTCAAGGCCTTGCTGACGCATTAAAGAAGATTAATGCAGACAAGGAACCGTTAGAGGCAGCGAACAAGGCAACAGAGCACTTGTACATCTCCAATCCGTTAAAGGCCCACGGCGGCTGGCTTGACAACCTGTTCAGCACTCACCCGCCAATACAGGAAAGAATCAAGGCATTGGAAGCAATGTAA